The DNA window GATCCTGACCCAGACCCCGGAACAGCGCACGCTGCCGCTGGCGCTCTGGAGTTTCCAGGGTCAGTACAGCGTGAACATCCCGGCCGTGCTCGCCTCGGTTGTGCTCACCACACTGCCGATCCTGACGCTCTACATCATCGGGCGCCGGCAGCTGCTCAGTGGTCTAACCGCGGGTTTCTCCAAGTGAGGCCGTGCTCTCTCGCACCATCAACTTGGTGACCAGCTCCACCCGGGGAGTCTCGATGGTCTCGCCGCGCGACAACCGCAGGACGGTGCGCGCGGCGAGCGCCCCCATCTCAGCGAGCGGCTGCCGGACCGTGGTGAGCGGGGGAGAGGCCCACCGCGACTCCGGCAGGTCGTCGAACCCGACCACGCTGAGCTGATCCGGCACCCGCAGCCCGCGCCGCCGCGCCGCCTCGCACGCGCCGAGCGCCATCAAGTCGCTGGACGCGAAGATCGCGGTCGGCGGGTTCTCCAGCCCGAGCAGCTTGTTCGCGGCCGCGAACCCGGACTCGTGCCGGAAGTCGCCGGTCTCGATCAGCTCCTCCTCGGCCCGCAGCCCGGCCGCCTCCAGGGCCGCGCGGTACCCGTCCAGCCGGGCCCGGCTGCAGAGCAGATCCTTCGGCCCGGCGACGAACCCGATCCGCCGGTGCCCCAGCGACAGCAGATGATCGGTGGCGGTCCGCCCGCCGGACCAGTTCGTCGCACCGATCGTCGGCACGTCCGCGGCCGCCCCACCCGCCGGATCGATGATCACCACGGGCACCTTGAGCCGGTGCAGCTCGGCGTGGATCGGCTCGGCCACGTCCGAGGTCACGAAGATGACGCCGTCCGACGCGCGCGCCCGCAGGTTCTGCAGCCACTGCCGGGCGGCGGTCGTCCGGTGATGAACCTGGGACACGACGGTGCCGACCCCGGCCGCGTGGCTGACGTCCTCCACGCCGCGGATCAACTCGAGCGCCCACGGGCTGTCCAGATCGTTGAAGACCAGGTCGACGAGCCGGGCCCGGCCGGAATGCCGAGAGTTGCGGGGCCGATAGTCGTGCTCGCGGAGAAGCCGCTCGATCAGCTCCCGGGTCTGCGGCGACACGTCGGAGCGACCGTTGAGCACGCGGGACACCGTCGGAACCGACACACCGGCGGCTTCCGCGATGGCCGCGATGGTCACACGTTGCCTGGCCATGGCCATGGGAGCGCTCCTTACGGCCGGGCGCTGCCCGCTGCAACTTCCGGTCCCGGCATCGAAATCATGCCACGCCGCGTCCGCGCACTCCACCGCCCCGTCCGCGCGTTGTCATCGCACCGCCATCTTGAGCGATGAGTCGTTGTCGAGCAGCTTCTTCCTCATCTGGTCGGCCTGGAGTCCGCTGAGCCGACCGGGGGCGATGCCCGACCACCGCCGCCTCTGCGCAGATGGCCCTCACCAGCGGCAACGACCTGCTCTATCGGGACTACCGCGGCGACGGACAACTCGTCTTGGTCATGCCGCAGCGGGTCATCGCTGATGACGAGCGAGGGGCGCTGACCTGGCGGCCGATCGGCACACCATGGCTGTGCCGCCGGACCACCGACACGTTCGACCACGCCCTCGATATCGTGGTAACCCCGGACCGGCAGTGGCGCTGGAAAGATGAGCACGAATACCTCGAACGCGCCGGACATCCCGACTACTGGACCGTTGAACAGGCCGCCGATATCCGGGCCGAAGGCGATTGCGTCACTCGAGACATCAATGCCGCTGCGTTCCCGTTCGACGGCACATGGTGCGACTTCCGCCCCGACGTAACCTGGGTATCGCCTACCCTGCCGCACACAGGATGGGACCGGCCCCGCGTCAGCTAAACGCCCGAGCGGTGACTTCGAAGGGTGACTAGCCTTCGGCAAGTTCAGGAAAGGCTGCACGAGTATCGGCGAACGCCTGCTGATATCCGTCTCGGCCATAGACGAAGGCGAGACCTACGAGCACTTCCAGAACCGCGGCGAGCGAGTCGTCCAACGCCGAGCGGAACACGGTGCTGGCCGCCCAATCCTCCGGCGATTCCTCATAGTCACCGTCCGGAGGCACCGGCACGGACGTCCGAGCCGGCGGCGAACGGTGAAACAACAGGTTGATGTGGGCGGGTTCGTCGAACGGCGCGGGAACACGCTCCCCACGACGCAGCGCGGCGACCGCGGGAGCGAAGTCAGGCCGGTCGATCAATCCAGTTTGCTCAAGGCATCGCAACGAAGCCCAGGCGGCGACCCGGCGGTGCACCTGGTCGGGGAGTTGCGACAGCGTGAACTCAAGGTCGATGTCCAGCTTCGAAATCAGCGGCAAGGCGAGGCCTTCGACCTCACGCAGACGTTTGTTCGGCACGCGGTCGCCCCAGCGGTCACCAACTTCGGCGTCATCCCATTCGTGCAGGTCATCCTCGCCGGCCTGTGCGTGACCATCGGCCGGCCGGTGCCTGTGGTGCCACGCCGCCCATGAGGTGGACTCTTTCACGATGCGGTCCGGTGCGAGAGGTGCTGGCCAGAACTGCAGCAGGTACGAGGAGTCCGGGGCATCCTCGGAAACGTCAGCGCCGTCTACGCCGCGCACGTTGTATCGGACCATGTAGGCGCCGGGCGGTAGCGCGAGCCGATAGAGATCACCGTCGCCGATCTCGAGGTGAACCTCTCCGTGAGCCGGCCGGAACAGCGCTTCCACGATCTCGTCCCAGGCATCGTCAACCGGCGGTTCGCCATCGTGCAGCTCCACCCGTAACGGAACCCATCCAGTGTGCGTGGCCATCCGCAACTCAAGTTGCCCCGGAACCGCGGCACCGCAGAGTCCGTTCTCCTGACCGAGCCACGCCGCGCCCGAATCGACCGGTTCGTCGCCGCTGAAGACCGACCCCATCCCATAGGTGACGAACAGCCGAGGTTCGTCCAACAGAACCTTCGTGAGCATCGGCAACAACCTTGCCACCTGCGATTCCTGGCCGTTGGCAATCAGAGGAACAAGCAACCCACAGACCGATCAAACTAAGATCAATCACTCTCCGTGGGACAGAACCGAGTTCGGGAGCCAGATATACGCGACTTCCGATGCCACGCCTGTTAGCACCGCCTGAGGTCTCTCGGAGCACGGACGCGCGGAACTGTCCAGGAGAGTGCACAGCTCCATGGCTCAAATCGCTTGCGGCTGTCCGCCTCCGGCGGTGACCGTGGCGACTGTGATAGATCGGACTGATGCCCCGCAGCTGCTATCCACCCTCTCTTCAGAGCACCGGGACCTACTCGCGGGCTTGGTGCGTCGCCACGAAGCGGACTACGGAGAGGATTTTGTGGGACTGGTCTTGTCCGGCTCGGCAGGTCGCGGCATGGCGACGGAGAGGTCCGATCTCGATGTCTTCACCGTGCTCGCCGACACCGGCGGACGTGGGCCCCAGACGAGCCGTTCCGCGGAACTGGACGAGACCATCGTTGCGATCTCTGACCTCGAGCGGGTGCCGTCATTCGGCACTGAGGGATGGTGGTACCGCTGGTCGTTCGCTTGGGCCCCGGTGCTGTTGGATCGCACCGAAGGGCGATT is part of the Actinoplanes missouriensis 431 genome and encodes:
- a CDS encoding DUF402 domain-containing protein yields the protein MALTSGNDLLYRDYRGDGQLVLVMPQRVIADDERGALTWRPIGTPWLCRRTTDTFDHALDIVVTPDRQWRWKDEHEYLERAGHPDYWTVEQAADIRAEGDCVTRDINAAAFPFDGTWCDFRPDVTWVSPTLPHTGWDRPRVS
- a CDS encoding LacI family DNA-binding transcriptional regulator; the protein is MARQRVTIAAIAEAAGVSVPTVSRVLNGRSDVSPQTRELIERLLREHDYRPRNSRHSGRARLVDLVFNDLDSPWALELIRGVEDVSHAAGVGTVVSQVHHRTTAARQWLQNLRARASDGVIFVTSDVAEPIHAELHRLKVPVVIIDPAGGAAADVPTIGATNWSGGRTATDHLLSLGHRRIGFVAGPKDLLCSRARLDGYRAALEAAGLRAEEELIETGDFRHESGFAAANKLLGLENPPTAIFASSDLMALGACEAARRRGLRVPDQLSVVGFDDLPESRWASPPLTTVRQPLAEMGALAARTVLRLSRGETIETPRVELVTKLMVRESTASLGETRG